A portion of the Herpetosiphon gulosus genome contains these proteins:
- a CDS encoding class I SAM-dependent methyltransferase — translation MSDLPASARIYNNNLLKFYDFLVHGISDSFIWRCPKPNLVTWYRQHLGNQHLDIGPGSGLLLRETLNQQQLSKLVLLDVNPECLIQASANLSEWQPQAVRASIMQALPLTECFDSIGLGYILHCIAGTPAIKGAVLQRLAELLTPNGVLFGATILSAIEPFHSAAARRLMGIYNQRQIFANQTDTLAKLETMLQQAFQRYEIKRIGSVALFAGWR, via the coding sequence ATGAGCGATTTACCAGCTAGTGCGCGTATCTACAACAACAACCTTTTAAAGTTCTACGATTTTCTAGTTCATGGCATCTCAGATAGTTTTATTTGGCGTTGCCCCAAGCCCAATTTAGTTACATGGTATCGCCAACATCTCGGCAACCAGCACTTGGATATTGGGCCAGGCAGCGGTTTGTTATTGCGCGAAACCCTGAATCAACAGCAATTAAGCAAATTGGTGCTGCTCGATGTTAATCCTGAGTGCTTAATCCAAGCGTCAGCCAATCTCAGCGAGTGGCAACCGCAGGCCGTTCGTGCTTCGATTATGCAAGCATTGCCACTAACTGAATGTTTTGATTCGATTGGTTTGGGCTATATTTTGCATTGCATCGCTGGCACGCCTGCGATCAAAGGCGCGGTGCTGCAACGGCTGGCCGAGCTATTAACTCCCAATGGCGTGCTGTTTGGGGCAACGATTTTAAGCGCCATTGAGCCATTTCATAGCGCTGCGGCCCGGCGGTTGATGGGTATTTACAATCAGCGCCAAATTTTCGCCAACCAAACTGATACCCTCGCCAAGCTTGAAACAATGCTGCAACAAGCTTTTCAACGCTATGAAATTAAGCGCATCGGCAGCGTAGCGCTCTTTGCAGGCTGGCGTTGA
- a CDS encoding glycoside hydrolase family 43 protein: protein MQRHFHNPIMPGFYPDPAICRVGEDYYLIHSTFEYFPGVPIHHSRDLVHWQQIGHILDRPSQLNLDEIHPSAGIFAPTISYHAGTFYMITTLIAGKERHGNFIVTAQSPAGPWSDPYWLDADGIDPSLFFEDGRAWYVGNRGKANPEYEGQCEIWLQELDLTTMQLIGEQSVLWRGALNGVIWTEGPHLYKIHDWYYLVIAEAGTEYNHAVTIARSSELTQGYVGYPANPILTHRQLGRDYPVMGTGHSDLVQTQNGEWWLVLLAMRPYGGGFYNLGRETFLAPVQWEQGWPLISPGTGKVELSYPAPDLPLQRWPVQAACDHFDGDSLAMYWMFLRTPRSQWWSLSERAGWLRMQLRPEQINQMVNPSFVGRRQQHMNFLAQTVLEFQPQQPQEVAGMVLIQNHNYQVQFVITGEQQASLIVCRNGEQEYLAQVPIASQRSYLRIVAYGQDYSFFVAEQPDAWQPVFENLDGRFLSTPVAGGFVGTVIGLYASSQGQTSQTVADFDWFEYREIAE, encoded by the coding sequence ATGCAACGCCACTTTCACAATCCAATTATGCCGGGCTTCTATCCAGATCCAGCAATTTGTCGGGTAGGCGAAGATTATTATCTGATTCACTCGACCTTTGAATATTTTCCAGGCGTGCCGATTCACCATAGCCGCGATTTGGTACATTGGCAGCAAATTGGCCATATTTTAGATCGTCCCTCGCAACTCAACCTCGACGAAATTCATCCATCAGCAGGAATTTTTGCCCCAACTATCAGCTATCACGCTGGCACATTTTACATGATTACCACCTTGATTGCTGGTAAAGAGCGTCATGGCAATTTTATCGTGACCGCTCAATCACCAGCTGGGCCATGGTCAGACCCCTATTGGCTTGATGCTGATGGAATCGATCCCTCGCTCTTCTTTGAAGATGGTCGGGCTTGGTATGTGGGCAATCGTGGCAAAGCCAACCCCGAATACGAAGGTCAGTGCGAAATTTGGCTGCAAGAGCTTGATTTGACGACAATGCAATTGATTGGTGAACAATCGGTGCTGTGGCGGGGAGCGCTCAACGGTGTGATTTGGACGGAAGGGCCACATCTTTACAAAATTCATGATTGGTATTATTTGGTGATTGCCGAGGCTGGCACGGAATACAATCATGCGGTAACGATTGCCCGCAGCAGCGAATTGACCCAAGGCTATGTAGGTTATCCAGCCAATCCAATTTTGACCCATCGCCAACTTGGCCGCGATTATCCGGTGATGGGCACGGGCCATTCTGATCTGGTGCAAACCCAAAATGGCGAATGGTGGCTAGTGCTGCTAGCGATGCGCCCATATGGTGGCGGTTTCTATAATCTTGGGCGTGAAACCTTTTTAGCTCCGGTTCAGTGGGAACAAGGTTGGCCGTTGATTAGCCCGGGTACTGGTAAGGTTGAATTGAGCTACCCTGCGCCTGATTTGCCGCTGCAACGCTGGCCAGTTCAAGCTGCCTGCGACCATTTTGATGGCGATAGTTTGGCCATGTACTGGATGTTTTTGCGCACGCCGCGTTCGCAATGGTGGAGCTTGAGCGAACGGGCTGGTTGGTTGCGCATGCAGCTGCGACCTGAGCAAATCAATCAAATGGTCAACCCCAGCTTTGTTGGGCGACGGCAGCAACATATGAACTTCTTAGCACAAACTGTGCTGGAGTTTCAGCCACAACAACCGCAAGAAGTAGCAGGCATGGTGCTGATTCAAAATCATAACTATCAAGTGCAATTTGTGATTACTGGTGAGCAGCAGGCAAGCCTGATTGTTTGTCGCAATGGCGAGCAAGAATATTTGGCGCAAGTGCCAATTGCCAGCCAGCGCAGCTATTTGCGGATTGTGGCCTATGGTCAAGACTATAGCTTTTTTGTGGCTGAGCAGCCCGATGCCTGGCAACCAGTCTTCGAAAATCTTGATGGCCGCTTCTTGAGCACTCCGGTTGCTGGTGGTTTCGTGGGCACAGTGATTGGCTTGTATGCCAGTAGTCAAGGCCAAACTAGCCAAACTGTGGCCGATTTCGATTGGTTTGAATACCGCGAAATCGCCGAGTAA
- a CDS encoding RNA methyltransferase, with product MTRKSNKPKRPPTSPQRPTRPPAKRPERSHQAHKPAPQGQKPTMELEQTVLPDIVKEIRQLRSRDARDRTGTYYIEGARIVAQAINAGLPLEIGAISLELLSRTEHSAGTVSALRKAAKQMVELSASAFAGISFKENLQGIGAVVKLQQEPLSNVQLVDRPWVALNGVGNPGNLGAIMRTCDAVGCEGLILIGDTTDPYHPAAIRASMGSLFALRMVRTTFDEFAQWKQTNGYHVIGTTPDVEQEYQTISYPSPAILLMGSERLGLSVGEQSVCDTLVRIPMAGTCDSLNLGVATSIVLYEMFRQQRLA from the coding sequence ATGACCCGTAAATCGAATAAACCTAAACGCCCGCCAACAAGCCCACAACGCCCTACGCGACCACCTGCCAAACGCCCAGAACGCTCGCATCAAGCGCATAAACCTGCGCCGCAAGGGCAAAAACCAACCATGGAGCTGGAGCAAACCGTTTTGCCCGATATTGTCAAAGAAATTCGTCAATTGCGCTCGCGCGATGCTCGCGATCGGACGGGAACCTACTATATCGAAGGTGCGCGAATCGTTGCCCAAGCGATTAATGCTGGTTTGCCACTGGAAATTGGGGCAATCTCTCTAGAATTGCTTTCGCGCACCGAGCATTCTGCTGGCACTGTCAGCGCTTTGCGCAAAGCTGCCAAACAGATGGTTGAACTCTCGGCGAGTGCCTTTGCAGGCATTTCATTCAAAGAAAATCTGCAAGGCATCGGGGCCGTGGTCAAATTGCAGCAAGAGCCGTTGAGCAATGTTCAATTGGTTGATCGACCTTGGGTCGCTTTGAACGGAGTTGGTAATCCTGGCAACTTGGGCGCAATTATGCGTACCTGTGATGCAGTTGGTTGCGAAGGCCTGATTCTGATTGGCGACACGACCGATCCCTATCATCCAGCGGCGATTCGCGCCAGCATGGGTTCGTTGTTTGCCTTACGCATGGTGCGCACGACCTTCGATGAATTTGCCCAATGGAAACAAACCAATGGCTATCATGTGATTGGCACGACTCCCGATGTTGAGCAAGAATACCAAACGATTAGCTACCCAAGCCCCGCCATTTTGCTGATGGGCAGCGAGCGCTTGGGTTTATCGGTTGGCGAGCAAAGCGTCTGCGATACCTTGGTGCGTATTCCAATGGCTGGCACCTGCGATTCACTGAATTTAGGGGTGGCGACCAGCATTGTGTTGTATGAGATGTTTCGCCAACAACGCCTAGCCTAA
- a CDS encoding SAVED domain-containing protein, with protein MQNEAESQPSSLPQNSDDPNQPSSVINIDNSPVGVVAGINYGTITTNNFYNSEKKLLEKSPPRVWLPTNKSELCQYFEIELNLRGIVTRSEYATDYDYYVVWFNECEPAQHDHIQLPWIQNNIAQQKVVFTENLASIHPAYQYICKSLVNSDQGKSIDSKNTAQAHAKALAKQLIADKFKHNSNALALEFQSERPFNPPIEADLALDWYAYQQNVNPKADTWERGQEALYDLREWIGDVHPLTLSTKCLGYFPALLFGSIFYRTSAYKLKVLNYDNEWQLSIHANPSDRLEYSMHTFDENLTNCILNICIVNSQPSNLVIQEMNIYSSKYIKDIGIIISIYPKDHHILEITDSNQASEIVSFIISTISKLPKRYQTYQLLISAPVALIVLLGQRLNGYRSWLFHEHIKAATEPTEPDCTYQLINFPIIAQANPNR; from the coding sequence ATGCAAAATGAAGCAGAATCGCAACCATCATCGCTTCCCCAAAACAGTGACGATCCAAATCAACCGTCTTCAGTCATTAATATAGATAATTCTCCAGTTGGGGTTGTCGCTGGTATCAATTATGGAACTATAACAACCAACAATTTCTATAACTCTGAAAAGAAGCTTCTTGAAAAATCTCCACCAAGAGTTTGGTTACCAACCAATAAGAGCGAGTTATGTCAATATTTTGAAATTGAGCTAAATTTACGTGGCATTGTTACACGCAGCGAATATGCCACAGATTATGATTATTATGTCGTTTGGTTCAATGAATGCGAACCTGCTCAGCATGATCATATCCAATTACCATGGATTCAAAACAATATCGCGCAACAAAAAGTCGTTTTTACCGAAAATCTAGCCTCGATTCATCCAGCTTACCAATATATATGCAAAAGTCTCGTTAATTCAGATCAGGGTAAATCAATCGATAGTAAAAATACTGCCCAAGCTCATGCCAAAGCGCTTGCCAAGCAGCTTATAGCTGATAAATTTAAGCACAATTCCAATGCTCTAGCGCTTGAATTTCAATCAGAACGGCCTTTTAACCCACCAATTGAGGCCGATTTAGCCCTTGATTGGTATGCTTATCAACAAAATGTTAATCCGAAGGCTGATACTTGGGAACGAGGACAAGAAGCATTATATGATCTCAGAGAATGGATTGGTGATGTCCATCCATTAACCCTAAGTACAAAGTGTTTAGGCTATTTTCCTGCCTTACTCTTCGGTTCAATTTTCTATCGAACATCAGCATATAAGCTCAAAGTATTAAATTATGATAATGAGTGGCAACTTTCAATCCATGCAAATCCATCAGATCGTTTAGAGTATAGTATGCATACTTTTGATGAAAACTTAACAAATTGCATATTAAACATATGCATCGTAAACTCACAGCCAAGCAATTTAGTAATCCAAGAAATGAATATCTATAGCAGTAAATATATCAAAGATATCGGGATTATTATCAGTATTTACCCAAAAGATCATCATATTTTAGAAATTACCGACTCAAATCAAGCTTCAGAAATTGTTAGTTTTATTATCTCTACAATTAGCAAATTGCCAAAACGCTATCAGACCTATCAATTACTTATTTCAGCACCAGTCGCCTTAATCGTTTTATTAGGACAACGCCTCAATGGCTATCGGTCGTGGCTCTTTCATGAGCATATAAAAGCAGCAACGGAACCAACAGAACCCGATTGTACTTATCAACTAATCAATTTCCCAATCATCGCGCAGGCTAATCCAAATCGCTAG
- a CDS encoding RAMP superfamily CRISPR-associated protein, whose protein sequence is MTSYYLKIELKSDATFGRGDGIAGLVDVEVEQDSFGLPYLRGRTLKGLWREECENLIAVHPNGEALQRACNTLFGIGGSTTKATGLLQVGDACLPDPVRVAVQQAQLKPHEVLTSLTGVRRQTKIDDEGIADDYTLRAMRVILRTTTFISPITCPSLSQAQEAILLAGCYALRHLGTSRNRGRGEVECRLFDQRGNPLDSTRLRQFTEKSA, encoded by the coding sequence ATGACGAGCTATTATCTAAAAATTGAGTTGAAAAGTGATGCCACCTTTGGCCGTGGCGATGGCATTGCGGGCTTGGTTGATGTGGAAGTTGAACAGGATAGCTTTGGGTTGCCCTATTTACGTGGTCGCACCTTGAAGGGATTATGGCGTGAGGAGTGCGAAAACTTAATCGCCGTGCATCCCAATGGTGAGGCGTTGCAGCGAGCATGCAATACGCTTTTTGGAATTGGTGGCAGTACAACTAAAGCCACAGGCCTATTACAAGTTGGCGATGCATGTCTCCCCGATCCAGTGCGTGTGGCAGTCCAACAGGCGCAACTTAAGCCCCATGAGGTTTTAACCAGTCTAACTGGCGTGCGCCGCCAAACCAAGATTGATGACGAAGGTATTGCCGATGACTATACCTTACGGGCAATGCGGGTGATTCTGCGGACTACCACATTTATTAGCCCGATTACCTGTCCATCTCTGTCTCAAGCGCAAGAAGCAATCTTGCTGGCTGGTTGTTATGCCCTACGTCATCTTGGTACAAGTCGCAATCGTGGCCGTGGCGAGGTTGAATGTCGCCTGTTTGATCAACGAGGTAACCCACTGGATTCAACAAGGTTGCGTCAGTTTACGGAGAAATCTGCATGA
- a CDS encoding RAMP superfamily CRISPR-associated protein — MNALIVDLVTKQPVLVSALEGDPNSATSFSYIPGSVLRGALISRYLQSKGAEYQLDLGNQLFFSNQVRFLHAYPLESTTNKRMLPMIQKLDLQDQAVAESETKKAKEPKYEWFGEHYTFDTVRHLNIHTTRNRAKGRSLRGSGAVYRYVAIAPNQVFRAVILGDSIDLQVLEALLRDQPRLYMGKARSAGYGESQIIKLEHNQTWHELPYAPTNSLPTTETVTMTLLSDAIIRDQYGQYGRIGADPTGLAASFGLQAGQLDLKASKLRYTVLGGFNRTWGLPLPQTPAVAAGSVLVWQQARADWPALVEQGIGERRNEGFGRISLDAALQGHVINLQNNQPSINSNGGLLPIKSTQTGFFVDESSKLLHLMGQRLIRQRLDQRLIELIGDYQIKRQADSRNSLFGRVELWCRALLTNIQTVALHQTANTSVDSVFATFRETIDQTAQIARQHLHATSLANGQSLETLLKLDIAELLELWQVERLQLGDHLAQLTPQLALEYHARLIIAIVTMARKQPLLKKRG, encoded by the coding sequence ATGAATGCATTGATTGTTGATTTAGTTACAAAGCAGCCAGTCTTGGTCAGTGCGCTTGAAGGCGACCCCAATAGTGCCACCAGTTTTAGCTATATTCCAGGCAGTGTTTTGCGTGGAGCATTAATTAGCCGTTATCTACAATCAAAAGGTGCTGAGTATCAACTTGATCTAGGTAACCAGTTGTTTTTTAGTAACCAGGTGCGCTTTTTACATGCCTACCCGCTTGAATCAACTACGAACAAGCGCATGCTCCCAATGATTCAGAAGCTCGATTTACAGGATCAAGCAGTTGCTGAATCTGAAACTAAAAAAGCCAAAGAGCCAAAATATGAATGGTTTGGCGAGCACTATACCTTCGATACCGTGCGCCATTTGAATATTCACACCACCCGTAATCGGGCTAAGGGGCGCAGCTTACGTGGCAGTGGTGCGGTGTATCGCTATGTGGCAATTGCTCCGAATCAGGTTTTTCGGGCAGTTATCCTTGGTGATTCTATTGATCTGCAGGTGCTGGAAGCATTATTGCGTGATCAACCACGTTTATATATGGGCAAAGCGCGTAGTGCTGGCTATGGCGAGAGTCAGATTATCAAGCTAGAGCATAATCAAACGTGGCATGAATTACCGTATGCTCCAACCAATTCACTTCCAACGACTGAAACCGTGACAATGACCTTACTGAGTGATGCAATTATTCGCGATCAATATGGCCAATATGGTCGGATTGGGGCTGACCCAACTGGTTTGGCAGCTAGTTTTGGCTTACAAGCAGGCCAACTTGATCTCAAAGCCTCAAAATTACGCTATACCGTGCTTGGTGGTTTTAATCGCACGTGGGGCTTGCCCTTGCCACAAACTCCAGCCGTAGCTGCTGGCAGTGTGTTGGTTTGGCAGCAGGCACGTGCCGATTGGCCAGCCCTCGTCGAACAAGGCATTGGCGAACGGCGCAACGAAGGTTTTGGCCGCATTAGCCTTGATGCAGCGCTGCAAGGGCATGTAATTAATCTGCAAAACAACCAGCCGAGCATTAACTCGAACGGTGGGCTTTTGCCGATAAAATCTACCCAAACCGGCTTCTTCGTTGATGAATCGAGCAAACTGTTGCACCTGATGGGTCAACGCTTGATTCGCCAACGGCTGGATCAACGGTTAATCGAGTTGATTGGGGATTACCAAATCAAGCGTCAAGCGGATTCACGCAATAGTTTATTTGGGCGAGTTGAGTTATGGTGCCGAGCCTTACTAACCAACATTCAAACTGTGGCGCTGCATCAAACAGCGAATACCTCGGTTGATTCGGTTTTTGCGACATTTCGAGAAACAATTGATCAAACTGCTCAAATTGCTCGTCAGCATTTACACGCAACCAGCTTGGCTAATGGGCAATCGTTGGAAACGCTACTGAAACTTGACATTGCTGAGCTACTTGAGCTTTGGCAGGTTGAGCGCTTACAACTTGGTGATCATCTGGCCCAACTCACCCCCCAACTTGCTTTGGAATACCATGCCCGCTTGATTATTGCAATTGTAACAATGGCTCGCAAACAGCCTTTACTGAAAAAGCGAGGTTGA
- a CDS encoding RAMP superfamily CRISPR-associated protein — protein sequence MAFDFIVPTNAQLLYQDRETRYIFARTLIHGRLELQSPTLVSNGASDLPTDMALLRDLVEARALIPGSSIAGALRAYLKKFGYDAAALFGAELSHEASEGDQSALLVSDALSTTIVLSMVRDGVRIDGATRTASAGAKYDLELLPAGTCFDLYFELLHEVPFDAEKKCPMWDDSINHNQQRLELLAQALYGLETEQIALGMRKQRGLGLCKVTNWQIWHYRLTDPAQMLKWLELKRDDLSKPWLELDRDHPLQPFYSGPSIAAGLNLPLAQLPRSQCQIRVEFGLDQSLLIRSASSDPYAPDDRYLETRWADDTACPVIPGTSWAGIMRHRAEKILATFKNNAQTLLEPDELIKALFGYVATDAKARTSKAQKSRVRFHDSLIHQADIDYIQTRIAVDRFTGGPYPSALLAEQPVWGLSETQIVLDLTIEKFEAYDLGLLVLVIKDLWLGDLTVGGEQSIGRGVLAGRSFTLWINGEDYQFRQAGDQLTLEPKTAEKLQAYVNAFLDKVGVRYV from the coding sequence ATGGCGTTTGATTTTATAGTGCCTACCAATGCCCAATTACTTTATCAAGACCGTGAAACCCGCTATATTTTTGCACGAACGTTGATTCATGGACGGCTCGAATTGCAATCGCCCACCTTGGTTAGCAATGGAGCAAGCGATTTACCAACCGATATGGCTTTGTTGCGCGATTTGGTTGAGGCTCGGGCGTTAATTCCAGGTAGCTCGATTGCTGGGGCACTGCGAGCCTATTTGAAGAAATTTGGTTACGATGCTGCTGCTTTATTTGGGGCAGAATTATCGCATGAAGCTAGTGAGGGGGATCAAAGTGCCCTCTTGGTAAGCGATGCGCTGAGTACCACGATTGTTTTATCGATGGTACGCGATGGAGTGCGAATTGATGGAGCCACCCGTACTGCTAGCGCCGGAGCCAAATACGATCTAGAGCTGTTGCCTGCTGGCACATGCTTCGACTTGTATTTTGAGCTACTGCATGAAGTGCCGTTCGATGCTGAAAAGAAATGCCCAATGTGGGATGATTCGATTAATCATAATCAACAGCGACTTGAACTATTGGCTCAGGCATTGTATGGCTTAGAAACTGAACAGATTGCCTTAGGCATGCGCAAACAGCGAGGTCTAGGCTTGTGCAAAGTCACCAATTGGCAAATTTGGCATTATCGCTTGACTGATCCTGCGCAAATGCTGAAATGGTTGGAGCTTAAGCGAGATGATCTATCAAAACCGTGGCTGGAGCTTGATCGTGATCATCCATTACAACCATTCTATAGTGGCCCAAGTATCGCGGCAGGCTTAAATTTGCCACTCGCTCAGTTGCCTCGAAGTCAATGCCAGATTCGGGTTGAATTTGGACTTGATCAATCATTGCTCATTCGTTCGGCGAGCAGTGATCCCTATGCACCTGATGATCGCTACCTCGAAACTCGTTGGGCTGATGATACCGCGTGTCCGGTGATCCCTGGCACAAGTTGGGCTGGCATTATGCGCCATCGAGCTGAGAAGATTTTGGCGACGTTCAAAAACAACGCTCAAACTCTGCTCGAGCCTGATGAATTGATCAAAGCATTATTTGGCTATGTGGCAACTGATGCTAAGGCCCGAACCAGTAAGGCTCAAAAAAGTCGGGTGCGTTTTCATGATAGTTTAATTCACCAAGCAGACATCGATTATATTCAAACGCGGATCGCGGTTGATCGCTTTACGGGCGGGCCATATCCCAGCGCTTTATTGGCTGAACAACCTGTTTGGGGCTTATCTGAAACGCAGATTGTACTCGATCTTACGATCGAAAAGTTTGAAGCTTATGATCTTGGCTTGCTCGTATTGGTGATAAAAGATTTGTGGTTGGGTGATTTGACCGTGGGTGGCGAACAAAGTATCGGGCGCGGTGTATTGGCTGGGCGCTCATTCACACTGTGGATCAACGGTGAGGATTATCAGTTTCGCCAAGCTGGCGACCAATTAACGCTTGAGCCAAAAACTGCTGAAAAATTACAAGCCTATGTGAATGCGTTCTTGGATAAAGTAGGGGTACGCTATGTTTGA
- the csx19 gene encoding CRISPR-associated protein Csx19 — MFETLSIDQHSNLIEWLKTQAERYNCQWLLAHSLDCVIWGKFEQSKLLLGCDSAKLNFETLQQCRIFGLAAEVSLWHNGSNWQATVIKDPTDPTDPTDPAESDNYIDEYQMLWGTKIPDPAEQEFAPPPGFTTLADGIQGMQHTLPLVFEPQERYFGPIIVKNATQQPNHRPARLLVRHILDFDPNTGAAYIRASRLVELSAKEIEHGNRS, encoded by the coding sequence ATGTTTGAAACACTGTCAATTGATCAACATAGTAATTTGATCGAATGGTTGAAAACTCAAGCCGAACGTTACAACTGCCAATGGTTGCTGGCGCATAGCCTTGATTGTGTCATCTGGGGCAAATTTGAGCAATCGAAACTCCTGTTAGGCTGTGATTCTGCAAAACTCAACTTTGAAACCTTACAACAATGCCGCATCTTTGGCCTCGCAGCCGAAGTATCGCTTTGGCATAATGGGAGCAACTGGCAAGCAACTGTGATTAAAGATCCGACTGATCCGACTGATCCGACTGATCCTGCTGAATCAGACAACTATATCGATGAATATCAAATGCTATGGGGAACGAAAATCCCCGATCCTGCCGAGCAAGAATTCGCGCCTCCACCAGGGTTTACTACCTTGGCCGATGGGATTCAAGGCATGCAACATACCTTGCCCTTGGTATTTGAGCCGCAGGAACGGTATTTTGGCCCGATTATTGTTAAAAATGCTACCCAACAGCCCAACCATCGACCAGCTCGTTTGCTGGTACGCCATATTTTAGATTTTGATCCCAATACTGGAGCCGCCTATATTCGAGCCAGCCGTTTAGTCGAATTAAGTGCTAAGGAGATTGAGCATGGCAACCGTTCCTGA